From a single Apium graveolens cultivar Ventura chromosome 2, ASM990537v1, whole genome shotgun sequence genomic region:
- the LOC141708174 gene encoding ethylene-responsive transcription factor ERF025-like produces MADHVPERGDQPKFKEHQSCLLSKTSKVEKPIIFPSKITITEPMASSSGKHPVYRGIRSRSGKWVAEIREPRKTTRIWLGTYPTPEMAAAAYDAASFVLKGPDTALNFPAENYNSLLLVPTEPPTAAEIRVAAANAAASRAVVISESVALPAPDQLTQNSNSKVMNENTTGLLKMKEEYVDEEELFDMPNLLMAMAEGMLVSPPRITISPPPSHDSESLWSYSL; encoded by the coding sequence ATGGCTGATCATGTGCCCGAAAGAGGTGATCAACCAAAATTTAAAGAACACCAATCATGTCTATTATCAAAAACATCGAAAGTCGAAAAACCAATTATATTCCCTTCAAAGATTACAATTACGGAGCCGATGGCCTCTTCCTCTGGGAAACATCCTGTGTATAGAGGAATTCGTAGCCGGAGCGGGAAATGGGTAGCAGAAATACGAGAGCCACGCAAGACGACACGGATATGGCTAGGTACATATCCAACGCCAGAAATGGCAGCTGCAGCATATGATGCAGCTTCTTTTGTACTCAAAGGCCCTGACACTGCCCTAAATTTCCCTGCTGAAAATTATAATAGCTTGCTTCTTGTTCCAACGGAGCCTCCTACGGCTGCTGAGATACGTGTGGCTGCGGCCAATGCTGCTGCCTCTCGGGCAGTCGTTATATCAGAAAGTGTGGCCTTGCCAGCACCTGATCAGCTGACACAAAATAGCAATAGTAAGGTCATGAATGAGAATACTACTGGTTTACTGAAAATGAAAGAAGAGTATGTAGACGAGGAGGAACTTTTCGATATGCCGAATTTGCTTATGGCCATGGCTGAGGGAATGTTGGTTAGCCCACCTAGGATCACCATCTCTCCGCCACCTTCACATGATTCTGAAAGTTTGTGGAGCTATAGTCTTTAA
- the LOC141708173 gene encoding dehydration-responsive element-binding protein 1A-like, with protein MMNNTFFSNYSDSYTFYNLHSPDAASDYSSSTQGSSGSPVMLASSNPKRCDKGKKLRQTRHPVYRGVRRRNSNKWVSEVREPNKQTRIWLGTFATPEMAARAHDVAVLALRGHSACLNFADSAWRLRIPASTNAKDIQKAAAEAAQEFRSPCHDGAGALSQNVHYIDEEVAEFGMPGQLVAEMAQGMMLPPPNQYYCEGDDVEYSAGMSLWNY; from the coding sequence ATGATGAATAATACATTCTTTTCTAATTACTCCGATTCGTATACATTCTATAATCTTCATTCACCTGATGCTGCTTCGGATTATTCATCTTCCACACAAGGGAGCTCGGGTTCACCGGTTATGCTAGCATCTAGCAATCCAAAGAGATGTGACAAGGGAAAGAAGTTGCGACAAACTCGACACCCTGTGTATCGTGGAGTTAGAAGAAGAAACTCGAATAAATGGGTTAGTGAAGTAAGGGAACCTAACAAGCAAACTAGAATATGGCTTGGCACATTCGCTACACCTGAAATGGCAGCTAGAGCTCATGACGTGGCTGTTTTAGCTCTTAGGGGACATTCAGCTTGTCTTAATTTTGCTGATTCGGCTTGGAGATTGCGCATCCCGGCATCAACCAATGCCAAGGATATTCAGAAGGCGGCGGCTGAGGCAGCGCAGGAATTTCGGTCGCCATGTCATGATGGTGCAGGGGCATTGTCTCAAAATGTGCATTACATTGATGAGGAGGTGGCGGAGTTTGGAATGCCTGGACAATTGGTTGCTGAGATGGCACAAGGGATGATGTTACCTCCACCTAATCAGTACTACTGTGAGGGAGATGATGTGGAATACAGTGCTGGCATGTCCTTGTGGAATTATTAA